From the genome of Clostridium sp. BNL1100, one region includes:
- a CDS encoding inorganic phosphate transporter, which produces MLSVSLVVVVVLALGFDFINGFHDTANSIATSVSTRVLSPRQAILMSAVLNFIGALMSSKVAHTITNGLVDSTMIKVQYVIIATLIASIIWDLITWYFGIPSSSSHALIGALVGSSIAYSGGLSIVKWQGILDKVVIPLITSPVIGFVIGFVFMSFLYKILRPFSQRFVNKWFSKLQIVSAAFMAYSHGNNDAQKSMGIITLALIGANLNNGHTGVQPWVMLACAVSMALGTSIGGWKIIKTIGVNMIRLQPIGGFAAETGAAIVIETMTHFGAPVSTTHVISTSIMGVGASKRLSAVKWALARNIVYAWIFTIPVSAIIGAFITTIFKFFA; this is translated from the coding sequence ATGCTTAGTGTTTCATTAGTAGTAGTTGTTGTACTGGCACTAGGATTTGATTTTATAAACGGATTCCACGATACCGCAAATTCTATCGCTACTTCAGTTTCAACAAGAGTTTTGTCACCCCGTCAGGCCATTTTAATGTCTGCAGTACTTAATTTTATAGGTGCATTAATGAGCAGTAAGGTAGCTCATACTATTACTAACGGCCTGGTTGATAGTACCATGATTAAGGTACAATATGTAATTATAGCAACTTTAATAGCTTCAATTATATGGGATTTGATTACATGGTATTTTGGTATACCAAGTAGTTCATCACATGCGTTGATAGGTGCTCTTGTAGGTTCATCAATAGCATATTCAGGTGGGTTAAGCATAGTAAAATGGCAAGGTATACTGGACAAGGTTGTTATACCATTAATTACGTCCCCGGTAATAGGTTTTGTAATTGGTTTTGTGTTTATGTCATTTCTATACAAGATACTCCGTCCTTTTTCTCAAAGGTTCGTAAATAAATGGTTCTCTAAATTACAAATAGTTTCAGCAGCATTTATGGCATATTCTCACGGAAATAATGATGCTCAGAAGTCAATGGGAATAATAACACTGGCATTAATAGGTGCAAATTTAAATAATGGCCATACAGGAGTTCAGCCTTGGGTTATGTTGGCATGTGCTGTCTCAATGGCACTTGGTACGTCAATAGGCGGATGGAAAATTATTAAAACAATAGGTGTTAACATGATCAGGCTTCAGCCAATTGGCGGTTTTGCAGCTGAAACAGGGGCAGCAATTGTTATTGAAACAATGACACACTTCGGAGCACCTGTAAGTACAACACATGTTATATCAACATCAATAATGGGTGTTGGAGCTTCAAAAAGGTTATCTGCTGTAAAATGGGCACTGGCAAGAAATATAGTATATGCTTGGATATTTACAATTCCTGTATCAGCAATAATTGGAGCATTTATAACAACTATATTTAAATTCTTTGCTTAA
- a CDS encoding DUF47 family protein — translation MFRITPKEEKFFDYFIETCEIICKAASLLEDLTTNYVNVNEKISTIEGTEHACDSNVHKILNELNQSFITPIDREDIFTIAKELDNITDDIETAAHRFSMYNVKSVKPEAVTMTKLIVRATSELKNVMIEMKNMKKSKQLQNKIIEVNNVEDEADTIFRDAMANLFITEHDAVEVIKWKEIFELLENTIDACEDVANIVEGVVMKNA, via the coding sequence ATGTTTAGAATTACACCTAAGGAAGAGAAATTTTTTGACTATTTTATTGAGACATGTGAGATTATTTGCAAAGCAGCATCACTTCTTGAGGATTTAACTACAAACTATGTAAATGTTAATGAAAAGATCTCAACTATAGAAGGAACTGAGCATGCATGCGATAGTAATGTCCATAAAATTCTAAATGAGCTTAACCAATCTTTTATTACCCCGATTGACCGTGAAGATATTTTCACAATAGCAAAAGAACTGGATAACATTACAGATGATATTGAAACTGCTGCGCATAGGTTTAGCATGTATAACGTTAAGTCTGTAAAACCCGAAGCTGTTACCATGACAAAGTTGATTGTCAGAGCAACAAGCGAGCTGAAAAATGTAATGATTGAAATGAAAAATATGAAGAAGAGCAAACAGCTCCAGAACAAAATAATTGAAGTAAACAATGTTGAGGATGAAGCTGATACTATTTTCAGAGATGCAATGGCAAACCTGTTTATAACTGAGCATGACGCAGTAGAAGTTATAAAGTGGAAAGAAATATTTGAACTTCTTGAAAATACCATAGATGCTTGTGAGGACGTTGCGAATATAGTAGAAGGGGTTGTTATGAAAAATGCTTAG